From a region of the Flavobacterium branchiarum genome:
- the bshC gene encoding bacillithiol biosynthesis cysteine-adding enzyme BshC produces MPNDCISYQNSGYFSTLIHDYLEQKSDLKPLYNNFPTLENFEKQIIEKQQNFDDNNRIPLVSVLKEQYATIELSDSTKQNIEALALSNTFTVTTGHQLNLFSGPLYFLYKIISTINLTNELKAKYPTYNFVPVYWMATEDHDFEEINYFNFKGKKFRWNAESTGPVGRLSTKGLDDVFDIYALELGSSTNATVLKKLFKEAYLQHDNLADATRYLANNLFASQGLVILDADNADLKRAFIPYIKEELESESSYKAVQETIEKLKDYTVQVNPREINLFYIEDNLRERIIFENGKYIVNNTRIEFSSQEIFDLVETNPEKFSPNVIMRPLYQEIILPNLCYIGGGGEIAYWLELKSFFDTVKITFPMLLIRNSVLLATEKQVKKADQLNLSWSDLFSKQEHLINKSTRELSPFSIDLTPQKEILQKQFEYLYELANQTDKSFTGAVKAQEVKQLKGLENLEKRLLKAQKRKLNDILQRITDLQNELFPNKSLQERQANFSEFYLEKGERLIPLLIQDLKPLESNFNIITI; encoded by the coding sequence ATGCCAAACGACTGTATCAGCTACCAAAACTCAGGATATTTCTCAACATTGATACACGATTATTTAGAGCAAAAATCGGATTTAAAACCGCTATATAATAATTTTCCAACGCTGGAAAACTTTGAAAAACAAATCATTGAAAAACAACAAAATTTTGATGATAACAATCGAATTCCTTTAGTTTCTGTTTTAAAAGAACAATATGCTACGATTGAACTCTCAGATTCAACTAAGCAAAATATAGAGGCTTTAGCGCTCTCAAATACGTTTACAGTTACAACTGGGCATCAATTAAATTTATTCAGTGGTCCACTATATTTCTTGTATAAAATTATTTCTACAATTAATCTTACCAACGAATTAAAGGCAAAATACCCTACTTATAACTTTGTTCCCGTTTACTGGATGGCAACTGAAGACCATGATTTTGAAGAAATTAATTATTTCAATTTTAAAGGTAAAAAATTCAGATGGAATGCAGAAAGTACAGGACCTGTAGGTAGATTATCAACTAAAGGTCTAGACGATGTTTTTGATATCTATGCTTTAGAATTGGGTTCTAGTACCAATGCCACTGTTTTGAAAAAATTATTTAAAGAAGCCTATTTACAACACGATAATTTAGCTGATGCAACACGTTATCTAGCTAATAATTTATTTGCTTCTCAAGGTTTAGTAATCTTAGATGCGGATAATGCAGATTTAAAACGTGCCTTTATTCCTTATATAAAAGAAGAACTAGAATCTGAATCTTCTTATAAAGCAGTTCAAGAAACTATTGAGAAACTCAAAGATTATACAGTTCAAGTAAATCCACGTGAGATTAATTTATTTTATATCGAAGATAATCTACGCGAACGCATCATTTTTGAAAATGGTAAATACATAGTAAATAATACTCGAATAGAATTCTCAAGTCAAGAAATCTTCGATTTAGTAGAAACCAATCCCGAAAAATTCAGTCCAAACGTGATTATGCGTCCACTATATCAGGAAATTATTCTGCCTAACTTGTGCTATATTGGTGGAGGCGGAGAAATCGCTTATTGGCTAGAATTAAAATCTTTTTTTGATACTGTAAAGATTACTTTTCCGATGCTTTTAATTAGAAATTCAGTTCTTTTAGCAACAGAAAAACAAGTTAAAAAAGCAGATCAATTGAATTTATCATGGAGCGATTTATTCTCTAAACAAGAACATTTAATCAATAAAAGCACCCGAGAACTATCACCGTTTTCAATTGATTTAACACCTCAAAAAGAGATTCTACAGAAGCAATTCGAATATCTTTATGAATTAGCAAATCAAACTGATAAGTCATTTACTGGGGCTGTAAAAGCACAAGAAGTAAAACAATTGAAAGGATTAGAAAACCTTGAAAAACGATTACTGAAAGCTCAAAAAAGAAAACTAAATGATATTTTACAACGTATTACTGACTTGCAAAATGAACTGTTTCCTAATAAAAGCTTACAGGAACGTCAAGCCAATTTCTCAGAGTTTTATTTAGAAAAAGGAGAAAGATTAATTCCTCTTTTGATTCAAGATTTAAAACCGTTAGAATCTAATTTTAATATCATAACAATATAA
- a CDS encoding acyltransferase family protein, whose translation MTKERLISLDVFRGLTILLMTIVNNPGSWSAIYPPLQHSEWHGCTPTDLVFPFFIFIMGVAVSFAMPNKTFDSTTFNKILVRSLRMFCLGIFFNFFAKIQLFGLEGIPLLIGRLIITIAVGYALMGNFSAKVKNILAFSILFIYLFLAYSGIEAYQDVRLPGVLQRIAVVYFVVSLLYLKSNQKTQLLVASILLLGYWAVMALVPVPGFGEANFDKGTNLASWIDSILLKGHMYRGTITWDPEGILSTIPSIATGIIGLLIGQLLHRSIPKIEIAKKMAIAGILLIIVAQIWSIVFPINKSLWTSTYVLYTAGLATTCLAILYYLIDIMNLKKGIKLFLIWGVNPMIVFFFSQIIPQGLVMIEFKNPHNPEQQINLLDYLYNFGIAPFFSNPMTASLAGALTYVGIWTFILWIFYKNKLIFKV comes from the coding sequence ATGACCAAAGAGCGCTTGATTTCACTAGATGTCTTCAGAGGATTAACTATTTTATTAATGACAATCGTCAATAATCCAGGAAGCTGGAGCGCAATTTATCCTCCACTACAACATTCAGAATGGCACGGCTGTACACCAACCGATTTGGTTTTTCCTTTTTTTATTTTCATTATGGGAGTTGCTGTTTCATTTGCAATGCCCAATAAGACGTTTGACAGCACAACTTTTAATAAAATATTAGTTCGGTCATTAAGGATGTTTTGTTTAGGAATCTTCTTTAATTTTTTTGCCAAGATTCAACTTTTCGGACTCGAAGGAATTCCATTGCTTATTGGTCGATTAATCATAACTATTGCAGTAGGATATGCATTAATGGGTAATTTTAGTGCTAAAGTAAAAAATATTCTAGCCTTTTCTATTCTGTTTATTTATCTCTTTTTAGCTTATAGCGGTATCGAAGCTTATCAGGACGTACGATTACCTGGAGTACTTCAGCGCATTGCAGTTGTCTATTTTGTAGTATCCCTTTTATATTTAAAATCAAATCAGAAAACTCAACTACTAGTTGCTTCTATCTTGTTATTAGGATATTGGGCTGTAATGGCTTTAGTTCCAGTTCCAGGATTTGGAGAAGCTAATTTTGACAAAGGAACTAATCTAGCGTCATGGATCGATAGCATTTTATTAAAAGGACATATGTATCGCGGAACTATAACTTGGGATCCAGAAGGGATTTTAAGTACCATTCCATCAATTGCAACAGGAATTATTGGTTTACTTATTGGTCAATTATTACACCGCTCTATACCTAAAATAGAGATTGCTAAAAAAATGGCAATTGCAGGTATCCTTTTAATCATCGTTGCTCAAATTTGGAGTATTGTTTTCCCAATTAACAAATCACTATGGACAAGTACCTACGTTTTATATACAGCAGGATTAGCTACTACTTGCCTTGCTATTTTATATTATCTTATTGATATTATGAACCTGAAAAAGGGAATTAAATTATTCTTGATTTGGGGAGTAAACCCAATGATAGTCTTTTTCTTTTCTCAGATAATCCCACAAGGACTGGTAATGATTGAATTTAAAAATCCGCATAATCCTGAGCAACAAATCAATCTTTTAGATTATTTATATAATTTTGGAATTGCTCCTTTTTTCAGTAATCCAATGACAGCTTCATTGGCTGGCGCGCTTACCTACGTTGGAATTTGGACGTTTATTCTGTGGATTTTCTACAAGAACAAACTTATTTTTAAGGTTTAA
- a CDS encoding nucleoside-diphosphate kinase, with protein MATNRTFTMIKPDAVQNGHIGNILAMITNGGFKIVSLKLTQLTVADAKAFYSVHSERPFYGELVEFMSRGPIVAAILEKDNAVEDFRTLIGATNPAEAAEGTIRKAYATSIGENAVHGSDSDENAAIEGAFHFAGREQF; from the coding sequence ATGGCAACAAATAGAACTTTTACAATGATTAAGCCAGATGCTGTTCAAAACGGACACATCGGAAATATCTTAGCAATGATTACTAATGGAGGATTTAAAATCGTTTCATTGAAATTAACTCAATTGACTGTAGCTGATGCTAAAGCATTTTACTCAGTTCACTCAGAAAGACCTTTCTACGGAGAATTAGTAGAATTCATGTCTCGTGGACCAATTGTTGCTGCAATTTTAGAAAAAGACAACGCTGTTGAAGATTTCAGAACTTTAATCGGAGCTACAAACCCTGCTGAAGCTGCTGAAGGAACAATTCGTAAAGCATACGCAACTTCTATCGGAGAAAATGCAGTTCACGGTTCTGATAGCGACGAAAATGCTGCTATCGAAGGTGCATTCCATTTTGCTGGAAGAGAGCAATTCTAA